The following are encoded in a window of Pseudomonas sp. St316 genomic DNA:
- a CDS encoding protein-glutamate O-methyltransferase CheR: MNADTCKERTLNTQALTDREFGQFQSWLYQAAGISLSEAKKALVAGRLFKRLKHYELDSYGEYFKLIMNGQRTDELQVALDLLTTNETYFFREPKHFDFLRQQVLPHATPGKTFRLWSAASSSGEEPYSLAMTLAEGLGTTPWEVIGSDISSQVLAKARSGHYPMERASNLPHPLLVKYCLKGTGSQQGTFLIDRTLRNRVHFIQVNLNDTLPELGEFDVIFLRNVMIYFDQPTKSRVVARLLPRLKPGGYFIVSHSESLNGVSDALKLVSPSIYRKP; the protein is encoded by the coding sequence GTGAACGCCGATACTTGCAAGGAACGCACCCTGAACACGCAGGCGCTCACTGACCGGGAGTTCGGCCAGTTCCAGTCCTGGCTGTACCAGGCCGCTGGCATCAGCCTGTCCGAAGCCAAGAAAGCCTTGGTGGCCGGGCGTTTGTTCAAGCGCCTCAAGCACTATGAGCTGGACAGCTACGGTGAGTATTTCAAGCTGATCATGAACGGCCAGCGCACCGATGAGTTGCAGGTGGCGCTGGACCTGCTCACCACCAACGAGACCTATTTTTTTCGCGAACCCAAGCATTTCGATTTCCTGCGCCAGCAGGTGCTACCCCATGCAACACCGGGCAAGACCTTTCGCCTGTGGAGCGCGGCGAGCTCATCGGGCGAAGAACCCTACAGCCTGGCCATGACCCTGGCCGAGGGGCTGGGCACCACGCCTTGGGAGGTCATCGGTTCGGACATCAGCAGCCAGGTGCTGGCCAAGGCCCGCTCAGGGCACTACCCCATGGAGCGCGCCAGCAACCTGCCCCATCCGCTGCTGGTGAAGTATTGCCTCAAGGGCACTGGCAGCCAGCAAGGCACGTTCCTCATCGACCGGACGTTGCGCAACCGAGTCCATTTTATCCAGGTCAACCTCAACGACACCTTGCCGGAGCTGGGGGAGTTCGACGTGATTTTCCTGCGCAATGTCATGATCTATTTCGACCAACCCACCAAAAGCCGAGTGGTCGCCCGCTTGCTCCCCCGGCTCAAGCCCGGCGGCTATTTCATCGTGAGCCATTCGGAAAGCCTCAACGGCGTGTCCGATGCGTTGAAACTGGTGTCGCCTTCGATTTACCGCAAACCATGA
- a CDS encoding DUF2268 domain-containing putative Zn-dependent protease (predicted Zn-dependent protease with a strongly conserved HExxH motif), whose protein sequence is MIPTIRISFPAYAPGALRRHVVHEVHHCLRMGGPGYGWTLGEALVSEGLAGQFVRHVLGTDPEPWEHAIASADLLRSPVGLQILESRYYDHNEWFFGFGDKPKWLGYSLGYQMVGRWLTSRGETDIPTWVNAPAADIMANALEEGLVLAES, encoded by the coding sequence TTGATCCCGACAATCCGAATTTCTTTTCCAGCCTACGCACCCGGCGCACTGCGTCGACATGTTGTTCATGAGGTTCACCATTGTCTGCGCATGGGCGGTCCTGGCTATGGCTGGACGCTAGGCGAGGCGTTGGTCAGCGAAGGGCTTGCCGGTCAGTTTGTTCGGCATGTGCTCGGTACTGATCCGGAGCCTTGGGAGCATGCCATCGCATCTGCCGATCTTCTACGCTCACCGGTTGGGCTGCAGATTCTCGAATCCAGGTATTACGATCACAACGAGTGGTTCTTTGGTTTTGGCGACAAACCCAAATGGCTCGGTTACTCGTTGGGTTATCAAATGGTCGGACGTTGGCTTACGTCGAGGGGCGAAACTGATATTCCGACCTGGGTCAACGCACCTGCAGCAGACATCATGGCCAACGCACTGGAGGAAGGTTTGGTATTGGCTGAGTCCTGA
- a CDS encoding MFS transporter, with product MRINPPLVALAIGAFGIGVTEFAPMGMLPGIAADLGVSIPAAGLLVSAYALGVLLGAPLMTLTTGRIPRRYLLIGLMAIFTLGNLMSALATDYYSLMVARVVTSLNHGAFFGVGSIVAASVVAPQKRAGAVAAMFMGLTLATIGGVPLAAWFGELFGWRTAFWGITGLGVVTMAALWFALPNLPAPQSVGVLAEIRVLGRGRVLGALALTVVGSGAMFTVFTYIAPILSSETHASTAYITAMLVLFGVGLTLGNMWGGKAADRSIDRTLIVSLSVLILVLLAFTVLMRWPLPAAVAILIWGIASFALVPPLQMRVMEAAKDAPNLASAVNIGAFNLGNAIGAALGGAVINAGLGYPAISLAGAAMAGLGLLMVLAFAWRSRAIAAAAV from the coding sequence ATGCGTATCAATCCACCACTTGTCGCACTCGCCATTGGTGCCTTCGGCATCGGCGTTACCGAGTTCGCCCCCATGGGCATGTTGCCGGGCATCGCTGCGGATCTGGGCGTTTCCATTCCCGCTGCGGGTCTGTTGGTCAGTGCTTACGCCTTGGGCGTTCTGCTTGGCGCGCCGCTGATGACCCTGACCACCGGCAGGATTCCCCGGCGCTATCTGCTGATCGGGCTCATGGCGATTTTCACCCTGGGTAATCTGATGTCAGCCTTGGCTACCGATTACTACAGCCTCATGGTCGCCAGGGTGGTGACCTCACTGAACCACGGGGCGTTCTTTGGCGTTGGTTCCATCGTCGCCGCCAGCGTGGTCGCCCCTCAAAAGCGTGCCGGGGCGGTCGCGGCCATGTTCATGGGCCTGACCCTGGCGACCATCGGCGGTGTACCGCTGGCCGCCTGGTTTGGCGAACTGTTCGGCTGGCGCACGGCTTTCTGGGGTATTACCGGCCTCGGCGTGGTGACCATGGCCGCGTTGTGGTTCGCCCTGCCCAACCTGCCTGCGCCGCAAAGCGTCGGTGTACTGGCCGAAATTCGGGTATTGGGTCGTGGCCGGGTGCTGGGGGCATTGGCCCTGACCGTCGTCGGCTCGGGTGCCATGTTTACCGTCTTCACCTATATCGCGCCGATCCTCAGCAGCGAGACCCATGCGTCCACCGCGTACATCACTGCCATGCTGGTGCTGTTCGGTGTGGGGTTGACGCTGGGCAACATGTGGGGCGGCAAGGCGGCTGACCGCTCGATAGACCGCACCCTGATCGTTTCACTGAGCGTGCTTATTCTGGTCTTGCTGGCGTTCACCGTACTGATGCGTTGGCCGCTGCCGGCCGCCGTTGCCATCCTGATATGGGGTATCGCCAGCTTCGCCCTGGTGCCACCGCTACAGATGCGCGTCATGGAAGCGGCCAAGGACGCGCCCAACCTGGCCTCGGCAGTGAACATCGGCGCCTTCAACCTCGGTAACGCGATTGGAGCGGCGCTCGGCGGTGCGGTGATCAATGCCGGGTTGGGTTATCCGGCGATTTCCCTGGCCGGAGCCGCAATGGCGGGTCTGGGGCTGCTGATGGTGTTGGCTTTTGCCTGGCGCTCCAGGGCGATTGCGGCTGCGGCGGTGTGA
- a CDS encoding TonB-dependent siderophore receptor, whose amino-acid sequence MSTRTTPPRHFTPARNLLAMAICMATLVPAYADDNSTTPPATLELDATEVTGSGQLGSTTEGTESYTTGAMSTATKLPLTMRETPQAVTVITRQRMDDQVMTDINDVVKATPGLFLDFSSGPGRQTYKARGFEIDNLMYDGIPSGYDGVNVGAQPNLAMFDRVEVVRGATGLVTGAGNPSAAINLIRKRPLAEQKVTLTGAAGSWDDYRGEVDASSPLNDSGTLRGRVVTSYQDANSFIDNVEEDHGLFYAVTEADLSEDTILTLGFSHQKDKTNYFWGSSMIGQDGHHLDLPRSYNPGTDWENKDQEINTVFAEVRHRLANDWNLQVNANYAEQNALFSGSYQSRWVNNTLARTVYQADVDENQAGVDAFASGPFEAFGRSHELVVGASKRIYDLTTHNYSPYDTNWPLNAGKPDFVHTNNQREVTTQDGVYLTTRLSLADPLKLILGGRLDWYDYDNRDGDGDYKVTRNLTRYAGLIYDLDDHHSVYVSYSDIFTPQSSKDTSGSPVKPIVGKNYEVGIKGEYFGGALNASVALFRVDQENRAVQLFTANCPQATCYEASGEIRSQGIDFELQGALTENWQVGGGYTYARTHTLKDAANPQNVNKQFDTDTPEHLFKLTTRYHFQGPLEKMRVGGNVSWQSRLYNDIPLADGSQYRLEQGSYAITDLMAGYQVSQNLDVQVNANNIFDRRYYSTIANSVSYGGDAYGNPRNMMLTAKYSF is encoded by the coding sequence ATGTCGACTCGCACCACCCCGCCGCGTCACTTCACTCCTGCCCGTAATCTTCTAGCCATGGCCATCTGCATGGCCACACTCGTCCCCGCCTACGCCGATGACAACAGCACCACTCCACCCGCCACCCTGGAACTAGACGCAACCGAGGTCACCGGCAGTGGCCAACTGGGGAGTACTACCGAAGGCACCGAGTCCTACACCACCGGCGCGATGTCGACGGCGACCAAACTCCCGCTGACGATGCGTGAAACCCCACAAGCCGTCACCGTCATTACGCGCCAGCGCATGGATGACCAGGTGATGACCGACATCAACGATGTGGTCAAGGCGACGCCCGGTTTGTTCCTGGACTTTTCCTCTGGCCCTGGCCGGCAGACCTACAAGGCACGCGGTTTTGAAATCGACAACTTGATGTATGACGGCATCCCGAGTGGCTACGACGGCGTTAACGTTGGCGCCCAGCCTAACTTGGCGATGTTCGACCGGGTCGAGGTGGTGCGCGGTGCCACCGGCCTGGTGACGGGTGCAGGCAACCCTTCGGCGGCCATCAACCTGATCCGCAAGCGGCCATTGGCCGAGCAGAAAGTCACCCTGACCGGGGCCGCCGGCAGCTGGGACGACTACCGTGGCGAAGTCGATGCCTCCAGCCCGCTCAACGACAGCGGCACGCTGCGCGGCCGGGTCGTGACCTCTTACCAGGACGCCAACAGCTTCATCGACAATGTCGAGGAGGATCATGGCCTGTTCTATGCGGTCACCGAAGCGGACCTGAGCGAAGACACCATCTTGACCCTGGGGTTTTCCCATCAGAAGGACAAGACCAATTACTTCTGGGGCTCTTCGATGATCGGCCAGGACGGCCATCACCTGGACCTGCCGCGTTCCTACAATCCGGGGACGGATTGGGAGAACAAGGATCAGGAGATCAACACCGTATTCGCCGAAGTCCGTCATCGCCTGGCCAATGACTGGAACCTTCAGGTCAACGCCAACTACGCCGAACAGAACGCGTTGTTCTCCGGCTCTTATCAATCGCGCTGGGTCAACAACACACTGGCCCGCACGGTTTACCAGGCCGACGTCGATGAAAACCAGGCCGGCGTAGACGCCTTTGCCAGTGGGCCCTTCGAGGCATTCGGACGTAGCCATGAACTGGTGGTGGGCGCCAGCAAACGCATCTACGACCTGACCACCCACAACTACAGCCCGTACGACACCAACTGGCCGCTCAATGCGGGTAAACCGGACTTCGTCCACACCAACAACCAGCGCGAAGTGACCACGCAGGATGGCGTCTACCTCACGACACGCCTGAGCCTGGCCGACCCGTTGAAGTTGATCCTCGGCGGGCGCCTGGACTGGTACGACTACGATAACCGGGATGGCGATGGCGACTACAAGGTCACCCGTAACCTCACCCGTTACGCCGGCTTGATCTACGACCTGGACGACCATCATTCGGTCTACGTCAGCTACAGCGACATATTCACACCGCAGAGCTCCAAAGATACTTCTGGTAGCCCGGTCAAGCCGATCGTCGGCAAGAACTACGAGGTTGGCATCAAGGGCGAATATTTTGGTGGCGCGCTGAATGCGAGCGTGGCGCTGTTCCGCGTCGACCAGGAAAACCGCGCCGTGCAGCTGTTTACGGCAAACTGCCCACAGGCGACCTGCTATGAAGCCTCCGGCGAAATTCGCAGCCAGGGTATCGACTTCGAACTGCAAGGTGCGTTGACCGAAAACTGGCAAGTCGGCGGTGGCTATACCTACGCGCGCACCCACACCCTCAAGGACGCCGCCAACCCACAGAACGTAAACAAACAGTTCGACACCGACACCCCGGAGCATCTGTTCAAGCTGACCACCCGCTACCACTTCCAGGGCCCGCTGGAAAAAATGCGCGTGGGCGGCAACGTCTCCTGGCAAAGCCGCCTGTACAACGACATCCCGCTGGCTGATGGCAGCCAATACCGCCTCGAACAGGGCAGCTACGCCATCACGGACCTGATGGCCGGCTACCAGGTCAGCCAGAACCTGGACGTGCAGGTCAACGCCAACAACATCTTCGACCGCCGGTACTACTCGACCATCGCCAATTCCGTGAGCTATGGCGGTGATGCCTATGGCAATCCACGCAATATGATGCTGACGGCCAAGTACAGTTTCTAG
- the cheD gene encoding chemoreceptor glutamine deamidase CheD translates to MNAAIRDVAEVYLAPGEFRFATCPTRLRTILGSCVAITLWHPQRRIGAMCHFMLPSRVRCSTALNGMYADEAIELFIRQARAHRTEPEDYQLKLFGGGEMFPELQRHVPYGDVARLNVNAALEMAALYRLDLIAQDMGSTGHRSIIFDLCSGDVWVRHQPIRTRH, encoded by the coding sequence ATGAACGCCGCGATCAGGGACGTGGCCGAGGTGTACCTGGCGCCGGGGGAGTTTCGCTTCGCCACCTGCCCAACCCGCCTGCGCACGATCCTCGGCTCTTGCGTGGCGATCACGCTGTGGCATCCGCAGCGCAGGATCGGCGCCATGTGCCACTTCATGCTGCCCAGTCGCGTGCGCTGTTCCACCGCACTGAACGGCATGTACGCCGACGAAGCCATCGAACTGTTCATCCGCCAGGCCCGGGCCCATCGCACCGAACCCGAGGACTACCAACTCAAGCTGTTCGGCGGTGGCGAGATGTTCCCCGAGCTGCAGCGCCATGTGCCTTACGGCGATGTGGCGCGGCTCAACGTCAACGCCGCGCTGGAAATGGCCGCCCTCTATCGCCTCGACCTGATTGCCCAGGACATGGGCAGCACCGGCCACCGCAGCATCATCTTCGACCTTTGCAGCGGCGATGTATGGGTCAGGCACCAACCGATAAGGACCCGGCATTAA
- a CDS encoding chemotaxis protein CheW translates to MGAIATTRQTALAVEEEAQYLTFMLGTEMFAIGILCIKEIIEYGNLTVVPMMPAFVRGVINLRGAVVPVVDLSARFGRPNSAISRRSCVVIIEAASTDGQAQDIGLLVDTVSAVLEIPASQIEPPPSFGAKIRADFISGMAKVDGKFVIVLEVDRVLSIDEMSLLAEASPNALEVDAQ, encoded by the coding sequence ATGGGCGCCATCGCGACCACACGTCAAACCGCCCTCGCGGTCGAGGAAGAAGCGCAATACCTGACGTTTATGCTCGGCACGGAGATGTTCGCCATTGGCATTCTGTGCATCAAGGAAATCATCGAATACGGCAACCTGACCGTGGTGCCGATGATGCCGGCCTTCGTGCGCGGGGTGATCAACCTGCGTGGCGCGGTCGTGCCGGTGGTGGACCTGTCGGCCCGTTTCGGCCGGCCGAATTCGGCGATCAGCCGCCGCAGCTGCGTGGTGATCATCGAGGCGGCCAGCACCGACGGCCAGGCCCAGGACATTGGCCTGTTGGTGGACACGGTGTCGGCGGTGCTGGAAATCCCGGCCTCGCAGATCGAGCCACCACCGAGCTTCGGCGCGAAGATCCGTGCCGACTTCATCAGTGGCATGGCCAAGGTCGATGGCAAGTTCGTCATCGTGCTGGAGGTGGACCGGGTGCTGTCCATCGACGAAATGTCCCTACTCGCAGAAGCCAGCCCGAACGCGCTGGAAGTGGATGCCCAGTGA
- a CDS encoding chemotaxis response regulator protein-glutamate methylesterase: protein MSKKINVLLVDDSAVVRQVLLAILSDTPDIHVMGAASDPIFAMDKLAKEWPDVIVLDVEMPRMDGITFLKKIMSERPTPVVICSSLTPRGAETTLQAMAAGAVEIITKPTTGLKNFLLESAPELVSAIRAAAQVNVRNLGKRPAQTALTPATKLTADAMLPAANGHAMAQTTERIVALGTSTGGTQALEAVLTALPRVCPGIVIVQHMPEKFTASFAARLNSLCQIEVREARNNDRIHPGLALIAPGGKHMMVTRSGAFYHVQVVDGPLVNRHRPSVDVLFRSVAKFAGRNATGIIMTGMGDDGARGLKEMLDAGSSTVAQDEASCVVFGMPKEAIKLNAAQRVMGLQEIAQVILHK, encoded by the coding sequence ATGTCAAAAAAGATCAATGTATTGCTGGTGGATGACTCTGCGGTGGTTCGCCAGGTGTTGCTGGCGATCCTCAGCGACACACCGGACATCCACGTCATGGGCGCGGCGTCCGACCCGATTTTCGCCATGGACAAATTGGCCAAGGAATGGCCCGACGTGATCGTGTTGGACGTAGAAATGCCGCGCATGGACGGCATCACTTTCCTGAAGAAAATCATGAGCGAGCGCCCGACACCGGTGGTGATCTGCTCGTCCCTGACGCCCCGGGGCGCGGAAACCACCTTGCAGGCGATGGCCGCCGGCGCGGTGGAAATCATCACCAAGCCCACCACCGGCCTGAAAAACTTTCTGTTGGAGTCGGCGCCGGAACTGGTGTCGGCGATCCGCGCCGCCGCCCAGGTCAACGTACGCAACCTGGGCAAGCGCCCCGCCCAGACCGCACTGACGCCGGCCACCAAACTCACCGCCGACGCCATGCTGCCTGCCGCCAACGGCCATGCCATGGCGCAGACCACCGAACGCATCGTCGCCCTCGGCACCTCTACCGGCGGCACCCAGGCCCTGGAAGCGGTGCTCACCGCCCTGCCGCGGGTGTGCCCGGGCATCGTCATCGTCCAGCACATGCCGGAAAAATTCACCGCCTCGTTCGCCGCCAGGCTCAACAGCCTGTGCCAGATCGAAGTACGCGAAGCCCGCAACAACGACCGCATCCACCCGGGCCTGGCGCTCATCGCGCCCGGCGGCAAGCACATGATGGTGACCCGCAGCGGCGCGTTCTATCACGTGCAGGTGGTGGACGGCCCGCTGGTCAACCGCCACCGTCCTTCGGTGGATGTACTGTTCCGCTCCGTGGCCAAGTTCGCCGGCCGCAACGCCACCGGCATCATCATGACCGGCATGGGCGACGACGGCGCCCGAGGCCTGAAGGAAATGCTCGACGCCGGCAGCAGCACCGTGGCCCAGGACGAAGCCAGCTGCGTGGTCTTCGGCATGCCCAAGGAAGCGATCAAACTCAACGCCGCACAACGGGTGATGGGGTTGCAGGAGATTGCGCAGGTGATCTTGCACAAGTAA
- a CDS encoding GIY-YIG nuclease family protein: MSEEIRNWYIYILKLELNSWYVGTAKGLRSRLRSHGRKSPYSTLKKKGAFQYMESGLTGKRKATHLHAAFRSIGDCLWVTEIENTITVALGQKYGFDKVRGGSIIKSWDYELSDIEVRNLIRRFSCSDIRFKYKLNEINLTQEKPFVFPLTRRRNT; encoded by the coding sequence ATGAGTGAAGAAATTAGAAATTGGTATATTTATATTTTGAAGCTTGAACTGAACTCATGGTACGTGGGCACAGCTAAGGGGTTGAGATCAAGGCTGCGAAGTCATGGTAGGAAAAGCCCTTACTCTACATTAAAGAAAAAGGGCGCTTTCCAATATATGGAGAGCGGCCTCACGGGGAAGAGAAAAGCAACTCATTTACATGCGGCCTTTAGATCAATTGGCGATTGTCTGTGGGTTACAGAAATTGAAAATACTATCACCGTAGCTCTGGGGCAAAAATATGGTTTCGATAAAGTTAGAGGTGGCTCTATAATTAAGTCCTGGGACTACGAACTAAGTGATATTGAAGTGAGAAATCTAATTCGACGATTTAGTTGCAGTGATATTAGGTTTAAATACAAGCTAAACGAAATAAATTTAACTCAAGAAAAGCCATTTGTCTTCCCGCTTACTCGGCGAAGGAATACATAG
- a CDS encoding AAA family ATPase, which translates to MEFSIQVVKKPGLAPSEFRNTVILNESNWDDYSFKTSFTAVYFDPSGKKTDLGTIKIGYKNQQHGWTSEKLSEKLPSLEEGFFSLGQDVEFYKKVQSELSQDSASTVLHALNDVIANPKLLSEVEDEQVFRDSLMRNVSWSVIRDQFKRVLAGMPELTSFDFTYKSDGDERRAGVTLSFEVIPQSLPSTNIHVLIGRNGVGKTTILNDMVETILSNTTGRDHRGQFLTMLPFWVAPMPSDYFSSVVSVSFSAFDPFLFPADQPDRNKGVAYFYVGMQSSAGDSGKRPPKTTEELTSDFISSLDSCLSQPTKRQRWLIAIKRLESDKNFEDMNLGRLIELSPEEAIVKARLLFSRMSSGHSIVLLTLTKLVDTVEEKTLVLMDEPESHLHPLLLSAFTRSVSDLLQDRNGVAIIATHSPVVVQEVPRSCVWKLTRLRAEGRADRPERETFGENAGILTREIFGLEVSKSGYHEVLQAAVNRGGTFESILNDCQEQLGFEAQAILRKMVASRSEP; encoded by the coding sequence GTGGAATTCTCAATTCAAGTGGTGAAGAAGCCAGGTTTGGCGCCTTCCGAGTTTCGAAATACAGTGATACTGAATGAAAGCAACTGGGATGACTATTCTTTCAAAACCAGCTTTACTGCTGTGTATTTTGATCCGAGTGGGAAAAAAACTGATCTTGGCACCATCAAAATTGGCTACAAAAATCAGCAGCACGGCTGGACGTCAGAAAAGCTATCTGAAAAGCTTCCCAGTTTAGAGGAAGGTTTTTTTTCATTAGGACAAGACGTAGAGTTTTATAAGAAAGTACAAAGCGAATTATCCCAAGATTCAGCCTCGACTGTATTGCACGCGCTCAACGATGTGATCGCCAACCCGAAACTTCTCAGCGAAGTGGAAGATGAGCAAGTATTCCGAGACTCATTAATGCGAAATGTAAGCTGGTCTGTCATACGAGATCAGTTTAAACGCGTTTTGGCGGGAATGCCCGAACTAACAAGTTTTGACTTTACCTACAAATCCGATGGAGATGAAAGAAGAGCTGGAGTAACTCTGTCTTTTGAAGTGATACCCCAGTCCCTCCCTTCCACCAACATACATGTACTCATTGGTAGAAATGGTGTAGGCAAAACAACTATACTCAATGATATGGTCGAGACCATCCTGAGCAATACTACTGGCAGGGATCACCGTGGTCAGTTTTTAACAATGCTTCCGTTTTGGGTTGCACCCATGCCGTCGGATTATTTCAGCAGCGTTGTTTCAGTTTCTTTTAGCGCTTTCGACCCTTTCCTTTTTCCTGCGGATCAACCTGACCGAAATAAAGGAGTAGCCTATTTTTATGTGGGCATGCAATCCTCAGCAGGAGATTCTGGCAAGCGCCCTCCGAAAACAACCGAAGAATTAACTTCAGACTTTATTAGCAGTCTAGATTCCTGCCTCAGTCAACCAACTAAGCGACAGAGATGGCTGATTGCAATAAAAAGGCTGGAATCAGATAAAAATTTTGAAGATATGAACCTAGGGCGTCTAATTGAACTTTCTCCCGAGGAGGCAATTGTAAAAGCGCGTCTCCTTTTCAGCAGGATGAGTTCAGGCCACTCCATTGTTCTTCTTACACTTACCAAACTAGTTGATACCGTGGAGGAAAAAACCCTTGTACTAATGGACGAGCCAGAAAGCCATTTGCATCCTCTGCTGCTATCTGCTTTTACAAGATCCGTCTCCGATTTACTGCAGGATAGAAACGGAGTTGCAATTATCGCAACTCATTCTCCTGTGGTAGTCCAAGAGGTTCCAAGATCGTGCGTATGGAAGCTTACAAGACTGCGTGCAGAAGGTAGAGCAGACCGCCCCGAGAGAGAAACCTTCGGAGAGAACGCAGGCATTCTCACCCGCGAAATATTTGGACTGGAAGTGTCTAAGTCTGGATATCATGAAGTTTTACAAGCCGCGGTCAATCGTGGTGGGACATTCGAAAGTATTTTAAATGATTGCCAAGAGCAACTTGGATTTGAAGCGCAGGCGATTTTGCGGAAAATGGTAGCAAGTCGGAGCGAGCCTTGA
- a CDS encoding HNH endonuclease signature motif containing protein → MKRLIIPAIDPVEVFDACVDSIDDPALVSKFKAARSAIINLFSTYTEKAEKYELYTLPLSSRAKPEQHVVAGLTKKELISLYSNQLLQKGKNARKYYDKLIISAPLEKCPLCGFGQASTLDHFLSKSRYPTYSVFPSNLIPACSDCNKSKGASAVTESSQQPHLYFESSKLEIEPWVFAELIQTTPPNIRYYASPPADWPEELKLRAENHFNDLNLARRFGIEAAAELSNMVDILDDIGTLKDRKQHLVRYATVERSKRTNAWRAPMYEALAESAWFQESGYKTFFKSPLIA, encoded by the coding sequence TTGAAAAGGTTAATCATTCCAGCCATTGACCCTGTTGAAGTATTTGATGCTTGCGTAGATAGTATCGATGACCCTGCCTTAGTTTCAAAATTTAAAGCGGCACGCAGCGCAATCATTAATCTTTTCTCGACATACACAGAAAAAGCAGAAAAATACGAACTTTATACATTGCCGCTGAGTTCTCGAGCCAAGCCAGAACAGCATGTAGTAGCTGGTCTTACCAAAAAAGAGCTTATTTCCCTATACTCAAATCAATTATTACAAAAAGGAAAAAATGCGCGCAAATATTATGACAAGCTTATTATCTCTGCACCATTGGAAAAATGTCCGTTGTGCGGCTTCGGGCAAGCGAGCACACTAGACCATTTCCTTTCTAAATCGAGATATCCGACTTATTCCGTTTTTCCTAGCAACTTAATTCCCGCATGTTCAGACTGCAACAAGAGCAAGGGCGCTTCCGCAGTCACCGAATCCAGCCAACAACCACACCTTTATTTTGAAAGCTCTAAGCTCGAAATTGAGCCTTGGGTGTTTGCAGAGCTCATACAAACAACTCCACCAAATATTCGCTACTATGCTTCTCCTCCCGCAGATTGGCCTGAAGAGTTGAAGTTGCGTGCGGAAAACCATTTCAACGACTTAAATCTTGCACGTAGATTTGGAATTGAGGCTGCGGCCGAGCTGTCTAATATGGTCGACATATTAGATGACATCGGCACGCTCAAGGATCGAAAACAACATCTTGTACGATATGCAACTGTAGAAAGAAGCAAAAGGACGAATGCTTGGAGAGCACCCATGTATGAAGCTCTGGCGGAAAGCGCTTGGTTTCAAGAGAGCGGCTACAAAACATTTTTCAAATCTCCATTGATTGCGTAA
- a CDS encoding HIT family protein — protein MEIAPHFILHETTHWIVNHHRASALPGYLMLGSKHHVNSLAQLPEPALAELGSLMANIQSVLETQLNPKWLYISRFGHDPRYPIHFHFIPVYDWVEELFWKDARYRLLETFGTQENAQTLTDGAELTLFIWREFGESSTPPAIQGPSISQVIEKLRQAFRTQPIPNLPPVRWP, from the coding sequence TTGGAAATAGCACCACACTTCATCCTCCATGAAACCACCCACTGGATAGTCAACCACCACCGGGCATCCGCCCTGCCCGGCTACCTCATGCTCGGGTCCAAGCATCACGTAAATTCACTGGCGCAACTGCCCGAACCTGCACTCGCAGAGCTGGGTAGCCTGATGGCAAACATCCAGAGCGTTCTAGAAACACAGCTGAACCCAAAATGGCTTTACATCAGCCGATTCGGCCACGATCCCCGCTACCCCATCCACTTCCATTTCATCCCAGTGTACGACTGGGTCGAGGAACTGTTCTGGAAAGATGCGCGGTACAGGCTGCTGGAGACCTTCGGCACTCAAGAGAACGCCCAGACATTGACTGATGGCGCGGAGCTGACGTTGTTCATCTGGCGAGAGTTTGGTGAAAGCTCCACGCCGCCAGCGATCCAAGGGCCCTCTATCAGCCAGGTGATTGAAAAGTTGCGGCAAGCGTTCAGGACTCAGCCAATACCAAACCTTCCTCCAGTGCGTTGGCCATGA